One Fundidesulfovibrio putealis DSM 16056 genomic window carries:
- a CDS encoding transposase, protein MDNDDALKREGVKPTYKKILGFAPLQMTWGRFIIDAVLRSGDTHSNHADHAIKMIKHVVHMIRTRYSQNVPILIRLDSGFTDQKLFNLAESLGIGYICGGRFVNDIKALVKDTPESAYQHHFGKAEEDVWEFLDFGDRRANWKRFRRAIIWRPLLEEKQYFLPGSRPGTLVYTNLGMGDPVDQLLQAAGLGHMTLAEAVIHAYHGRGEDELVHRSFKEFGFEELPFKRFAPNTAVYYAMVTAFFLLETFKQDVSASVIPSTSFPTTLRRRLVDVAAKVVSHSGRLVLKITADVMTRLDFKELWHRCLSVPRIAWA, encoded by the coding sequence ATGGACAATGACGATGCTCTCAAGCGCGAAGGGGTCAAGCCCACCTACAAGAAAATCCTCGGATTCGCACCGCTCCAGATGACCTGGGGCCGATTCATCATCGACGCGGTTTTACGTAGCGGAGACACCCACTCCAACCATGCCGACCACGCCATCAAAATGATCAAGCACGTCGTGCATATGATCCGCACCCGGTACAGCCAGAACGTTCCGATCCTCATCCGCCTGGATTCAGGATTTACCGACCAGAAGCTCTTCAACTTGGCGGAATCCCTCGGGATCGGCTACATCTGCGGCGGACGGTTCGTGAACGACATCAAAGCCCTAGTGAAGGACACTCCCGAATCCGCCTACCAGCACCACTTCGGCAAAGCCGAAGAAGACGTCTGGGAATTCCTGGATTTTGGCGACCGTCGGGCCAACTGGAAACGATTCCGACGAGCCATTATCTGGCGTCCGCTCTTGGAAGAAAAGCAATATTTCCTGCCAGGCAGTCGGCCAGGTACGCTCGTCTACACCAATCTGGGCATGGGTGACCCCGTTGATCAACTCCTCCAGGCCGCTGGTCTGGGGCACATGACCCTGGCTGAGGCTGTCATCCATGCCTACCATGGGCGAGGGGAAGACGAACTTGTTCACAGATCCTTCAAGGAATTCGGCTTCGAGGAACTCCCCTTCAAGCGCTTTGCCCCGAATACCGCCGTCTACTACGCCATGGTCACTGCCTTTTTCCTGCTTGAAACCTTCAAGCAGGATGTCAGCGCTTCCGTGATACCCTCAACCTCATTTCCGACCACTTTGCGCCGTAGGCTTGTGGACGTGGCCGCAAAGGTCGTGTCCCACTCTGGCCGGTTGGTCCTGAAAATCACTGCCGACGTAATGACTCGACTGGATTTCAAAGAGCTGTGGCATCGTTGCCTGTCAGTTCCGAGAATTGCCTGGGCCTGA